The following DNA comes from Hahella chejuensis KCTC 2396.
GCCGCCTACGCAGAAGGCGATATGGGAGCTTCTGAAAAAATGCCGTCCGAGCAACAATTCTCAGCTCTGGATGCTAACCAGGATGGCGTGCTTGATGAATCTGAAGCCAGCAGCAACACTGAGCTGACCAACAACTGGGCGTCTGTCGATATCGACAAAGACGGCGTTGTCAGCCCACAGGAATATTCCATCTACACTGGCGAAGCCACCGCTTCAGGCTCTGAAAGCGAAGAGCAAATCCTGGAAGAACCGGTAACTGAATAAGTTACCTTAACCTCAGCTGAGAGATGGCTTTTATTACCCAGGCCTGCAGGTTTCGCCTGCAAGCCTGGGCTTGGGTCCAGCCGCCGATGCGGCGGACCGTTTTAACAGAGTGCGACATCCGTCAGGGCTGTCAGATATCAACGACAACTTCTCCGCTTCGGTGTAAGCGCCCGTTCTTGTCCAATTGATAAACTTCAAAATCCCGCGCCAAAAACAGATTCCCCGAATAGACTGACGCCGCTTCCCGCTCAATATCGAGAATGGAGGCGTTTTTGTTATTCGTCTTATCCAGATAGCGGGGACTGAAGTGGGTAAGCACCAGACTTGGCAACGCCACGGACTCAGCGAATTGCGCCACAGCCAGTGCGCAACTGTGCTGCGGGCCCTGCCCGACTTTTTCCGCCACGTCATGGGTATAAGTCGATTCGTGCACCAACGCCTGGGCGCCAATGCACGCGTCCCTCAACAAATCCGGCTGATCATTGTCGCCGCCGATAACCATGCGTCTTGGCGCTCGCGCACTCAACAGATAGTCCGCGCCATGAATCTCAGCGCCATTATCCAGAGTTACGCTCTCGCCTTTTTGCAGGCGCCCCCAAATAGGGCCTGGAGGTACGCCGTCCGCTTGCAGCCTCGCCACATCCAGCTTCACCTCCACATGCCTTTCAGTAAATGAAAAAGCATAGGAAGGAACCCGGTGAGACAGCGCATGGGCGCGCAAGAGGAAGTCTGCATCGATGAAATCCTCCTGCAGCAGTGTCGTCACCTCAACAAAACGCAGCTCATAAGTGAGGCGGAGTTGCGTGGTTTCGATCACCGCATTCAAAAACGCCTCCAGTGGCTGCGGGCCGATCACAGTGAGGGGGTCAGTGCGTCCACTCATGCTGGCGCTGGCCAACAGACCCGGCAATCCATAGCAATGATCGCCGTGCACGTGGGTAATGCAGACGCCGCGCAACTGCTTCAACGTGTGTTTGCAATGCAACAAACGATGCTGCGTCCCCTCGCCGCAATCCAGCAGCCACCAATCTTTGGTTTCAGCCATTTTGATGCAGACAGCGGACACATTACGCGTTTTAGTAGGAACGCCGGAAGACGTGCCAAGAAAGGTGAGTTCCATATAATCAGGCGCTTTTTAAAGTTACTATTTTCTGACAGTTACAAGAAAAGTATTCACTCATAAAATCAATAAACAACCTCACTTTTTGCGGCAGGTACTCGCGACTTTGGTACACGCAATAGATATCCAGATTCGGCGGTTGGTAATCCTTTAAAACCGTTACCAGACGCTTCTCACGCAGGGCTTCATTCACGATAAAACAAGGCAATTGCACAATGCCTTTCCCACTTTCCGCCAACTTGGCGAGAAAGATGCCGTTGTTGGATTTGAACCGTCCCCGCACATCCACGTAGCGCACCTTATCATTTTCCAAAAAACTCCATGAGTTGCGCCGGGCCAAAGAGAAACCCATGCATTCATGGGTTCTGAGGTCATCGGGACTCTCCGGCAGGCCGTTGAGCTTCAGATATTCCGGAGAGGCGCAAGTGACCAGCGCGGTGCCGCCGATGCGGCGCGCAATCAGGCCCGGTTCAAGCTCGTGGGCGATGCGGATGGAAAGGTCGAACGCCTCTTCCACCAGATCCACGCGGCGATCCGCCAGCTCCATATCCACTTCAATGCTGGGATAAGTAGACATGAACTCCGCGATGACCGGCTCCAGATGCAATAAAGAAAACGCCATCGGCGCGCTTAGACGCAAAACGCCTTTGGGGCATTGGGTTTGTTGGGAAAGATCGGATTCCGCTTCATCCAAGAGAGAGAATACATTTCGACAGGCTTCCAGAAAGCGCTCTCCGGACTCAGTAAGGCTTAACCGGCGCGTCGTACGATGCAGCAGTTTCGCGCCCAGACTATCTTCCAGTCCCGACACCAATCGCGTCAGCACGGGCCGGGACAAATCAAGAATGTCCGCCGCTTTCGCGAAGCTGCCATGATCAACGGTGGCGACGAACGCACGCATTGCCTGAATTCTATCCATCCGGATTTCCCCCTTAGTATTGTTTCGTTTTTAGAAACAATTAATTTCAGAAAGGCGAGTTTATTCCGGTCAATGGTATCTATAAAGTAGCCATCACACAACGATTGAAGTCAAAACCTAGAGGAGAATCTCAAATGAAAACTTCAAAACTTTTTTCAGTAGTAGCTGCTTTATCTCTTTCCGCAATGGCTGGCGCAGCAAGCGCTGAATCCCTGGCGGATCGCCGCGCTGAAAGCGTTCAGGACGTCCCCACCCCTAACGCTCACTACAGCGGAGACTACCGCTTTGAGCAGGGCAAGCGGATTCCGGTGGTTAAGTCTACGGACGACAAGAAAGTGATCGACGGTCAGTACACCGGCACAGTGAAGTACATCCGCGGTGAAGTGGTCGAAGAGTCTTGAGAAGCGGAAGGATAAAGTCGTCGGCGGATAACCGCCATCACGGATGACGCGTATGGCCGCCCCACAGCGGCCAGGCAAGGAGCGAAATCAGGGCGAGGACCGACTCAAAAACGGGCTCCCGTCCCTGAACCGTCGGCAGCGATATTCCTTCTCTCCCAATAGGAATATCGCATCCTTTCTTCTCTCGACGCTTTTAAGCGCTTGAAGTCCCGACCCGATTACATCCACTAAACCAGTAAATTGAAGCTCAGGACGACTCGTCCGAGCCAACGATCTCCGCATACGCTTTTCGCGTCGCGTCTTCAACCTGGCCGTCAAAACAAGCGAAAATCACTTGCTCGACCTGGGGATTGTACTGCAGCCCTGCCGCCACCTCCCTCATTGCAATTTGGCAAGCCCTGGCGAGAGGAAAACGATATACACCGCAACTGATGGCGGGAAACGCCATAGAGGTGACGGCATATTGCTGCGCCAGACGAAAGCACTCCTGATAACAGGACGCCAGCAGCGCGTCTTCATTTGCGTCGCCGCCGCGCCAGACCGGTCCGACAGCATGAAATACCCATTGCGCCGGCAGGTTATATGCTTTGGTGGCTTTGGCGTATCCCGTTTCGCAGCGTCCCAAGGTGCGGCATTCCTGCAACAACCCCGGCCCCGCTGCGCGATGAATGGCGCCATCCACCCCACCACCACCGCACAGAGCGCTATTCGCCGCGTTGACAATAGCGTCAACCTGCAATCGGGTGATGTCTCCGCGAAGGATATCGATTCGGTCCCGCAACATCGTTGTCGTCTCCCTTTTCTAATCGCCTGCTCGGTTCTGAAGGCGGGTTTAGACTGACCTTTCCGCAGCCTGCGGAAATTCACCGACAAAATTTAATTCAACACCCAAGCCGGATGGATCGCGCAAAAAGATCTGTGTTTGCCCCAGTCCGGGAACAACCTCAACCGAGTGGCTCAGGCAATGTTCCGCGAGCCGCCGCAAGGTCTCCGGCAAACCGCGACAACGCAGCGCCACATGATCCAGATACCCCGTCGTCGGACTATCGCTGCCTGCGGTTTCTGAGGCCGTCAGATGCAGAATCGGCGCTTCGCCCGCATACAACCAGAAACCTTGACGCCGAAACCCGGAGGGGCGCGGCCCTTGTCGCAATGCCAGCACATGCAGATAAAAGTCGCGCACGTTCTCCAAAAGGGCCAGCGGCGCCGTGATGTTGATATGGTCCAGTCCCGTTACTTCCATGAAATATCCTTGATTTTATTCCGCGAATGCAATGCGCCTTCCTTCGTCGCTGCTTTGCTGCGCCAGTTCGATGATGCGGATAACCTGCATCGCCTGCTCTGGCGGTACGGGATTATCCGCTTCACCGCGAATCGCCATCGCCAGTTGCCGGTAGAAAAGCTTGTAATCTCCGGCTTGAGTCGCCTGCGCCTGAGAACCTTCCGCGTCCGTCACCAAACCATGACAATGCCCCGGCTCCAGCCCCCAGTTAGCGCTGTCTGGAGTCTGTCCATCGCGCAGCGCATCCTCCTGCGGGTCCAACCCGTGCTTAATATAGCTGGCGCGGTCGCCATGCACTTGAAAGCGAGGTCCGGGCTGGGCCGTCAATGCGCTACCGTGCAGAATCACCTGAAGCGGCGCGTAATCCAGCACTACATGGAAGTAATCCACCGCTTCCGCGCCAGGGCGCTGTTTCAGAACTTGCGCCGTCACGGCTTTCGGCGGGCCGAACAAACACAGCGCCTGATCAATCAGGTGAGATCCCAGATCATACAGCGAGCCGCTGCCCGCTCCGGGCTTTTCGCGCCAACGATCCCGCACTTGGGGACGAAAACGGTCAAAATGGCTCTCAAAATGGTAGAGATCGCCCAGTCGACCACTCTCCAACAAGGCCTTTACGGTTAAAAAGTCTCCATCCCAGCGGCGATTGTGATACACGCTGAGAACAAGATTACGTTGCGCCGCCAGTTCGCATAACGCCCTGGCCTGTTCGGACTCAGGCGTGAACGGCTTTTCCACCAGCGCATGCACGCCAGCCTCCAGCGCTTGTCGCGCCAGCGGATAATGCTCAACGTTAGGCGCCGTGATGACGACCAGATCAATATCCTGTTGCAGCAATTCCGTCATTGTGCGGCAATGCGCCGCTTCCGGCGTCAATGACTGCGCCAGTTCCTCACGCTGGGTCAATACGGCGCTGACTTCAAATTCAGGCAGGGCTTTAAGAAAGGGAAGGTGAAAGGTCTGGCCGGAAAATCCCAGGCCAATCAAGGCGGTTCGTAGCGGACGCATTGTCCTCTCCATCAACTTCGGCTAAAACCGCTTTATACTGCAGGCGACAGTCCTTTGTCACCTTAACGCAGAGTAACGGCCGCTGGCGGCGTCGCATTAAGTACGGAAACGTCCCACCAGCGTCTTCAGGCCGCCGGCCATATTTTCCAGCTCACGGGCTGCGGTAGCTACATCCTGCACCGCGCGATTGTTGGTTTCCGTCATGGTGGCGATCTGCTCCACATTGCGCGCCACATCGGTACTGGCCTGAGCCTGTTCTCGCAGCATGAGAGAGATATCGCTGAATACGTCCATGACCTGTTTGGCGCTGTTGCGAATGCCATGAATGGAGCTTCCGGCCTGTCCCGCCAAGGTAGCCCCCTGCTCTACTTGCTCCACGCCCCTGCTCATGGTTTCCACCGCCTCCAGCGAGCCTTCCTGAATCTTGGCGATAGTCGAGGTGATTTCCCGCGCCGACTCGGTGGTGCGCGCCGCCAGACTGCGTACTTCATCCGCCACCACGGCGAAGCCGCGCCCTTGCTCGCCAGCCCGTGCGGCCTCAATAGCCGCATTCAACGCCAATAGATTGGTCTGTCCAGCGATGGTTTCTATCACCATGATGATGGAAGAGATTTGTTCGGATAACTCTCCCAATGCGCCGATAGTTTCAGAAGACGCTTTCACTGTCGTGGAGATACGCTGCATCTCCTCTCCCGCCCGCTCGATCACCACCGCGCCGTCTTCCGCCGTATGGAATGACTCCGATGACAGGCGCTGCGCTTCGTCGGCGTTTTCCGACAGTCTGTCAATGCTGACCGTCAGCTCTTCAATCGTCGACGCCATGGACGAAGCCGCCTGACTTTGTTGCGTTGAACCCGCCGCCACTTGCTTACTGGCGTCAGATAACTGATACGAAGCCGAAGCCAGATCCGTTGCGGTGGAGGCGATATCCTTAACAATATCGCGCATATGCCGGTGCATGATGTTAAGCGCCTTTTGCAGTCTGCCGGCCTCATCCTCTCGATTGACTTCGATATCACGGGAGTAGTCGCCTTGCGCCATTTCCTCCATCCAGAATACAGCCTCTTCAAGCGGCTTGCCGACCATGCGCTTGGTGGCGAACCAGATGACGAAGGACAAGATCGCGACTATCAATACAGTGGTCAGGATCATGACGTTCAGCAGCCAGTCGCTGGTGGCGGAAATTTCGTTCATGGGCATCGCTGCGGCGACAACCCAGCGCAGCTCGGGCGCTTCCTGGAAAAACGCCAGATAAGAGCGTTGCGCGCCACTGGCGTCTTGGGTTGTGAAGGTAACCTCTCCGTTATGATTCTGTAGCATCGCGGAGACCGCCTGCCCAAGCCCGTCCTGCCCTACGACGTTTTTGCCTTCCAGTGAAGGGTGCAGCAAGAAGGTTCCACGGGCTTCGCCTTTATCGGCGTTGATGACGAAGAGTAGCCCTTCCTCTCCAATTTTCTGCGAACCGAGTTGCCGCTTCAGATTGGCCAGAGAACTGGAGAACTCTATGCCAATGTAACGGATGCCGACGACCTCGCCGCGGCTATTTTTAATCGGCGTATAGTTGGTAATAAAATCGCGCCCGAACAACGTTACCTTGCCAGTGTAGGCCTCGCCGCGCAGGTTCTTTTCATAGGCGGGGGATGAATGACTCAGCAGTGTGCCGATGGCGCGAGAACCGTCCTCCTTCTTCACGGAAGTCACCAGACGCACAAAATCATCGTCCCGCCGCACAAAGATAGTCGCATTGCCGCCGGTGGCGCTGGCGAAATTATCAACGGCCGTATAGTTACCGGCCAACGGGGTGTCGCCGGAGTACATCTGAAACACGCTTTGCCCCGCAACATCCACTTTCTCCCCGGCGCTGATACTAAACTCGCCGGGGAAGGTAAGACCAAATACTTCCGAAAGGCGTACAGCCTCGTTATCCAACTCTTCACTGTATGCTTTGGCCGCCATGTGAGCGGCTCCAACCAGGTGTTGTAAGTCTGAGCGGGTGAGTTGGGTGACGGTTTTGTCAACCGAGTGAATCAGGAAAAAGGAAGCCACACCTAGCACCACCGCAATGCACAATGCCACCACGCTGGAAAGGCGTACTGCTATAGACCGTCTGAACATGGCGTCCACCTCGAATTTTCTCAGGCGTATTCATCAGGCTGTCCGCAGGTCCTTCTGCTTTGGCAGATCAGAATCCAGCAGGACACGCTTGGGTTCGGAAGGGATACTATTTACTTACTACTGTTTAAGCGGTGTGAATTCCTTTTTATGGGGAATTGACCGTCTTGTCCTTATAACGTCATTCATTCTGCAAAGGCGCCGCGTTTTGTGACGCCTATCACAATTTATAGAGGCAAAGCGGAAAATTTTCGAGTTATTTTCTGTTACCTAATACGCCGCTTCGGTTTCCTTTGTCAGGAATTTGGTTGCAGCCGTTTGGAGAAACAGACAGACAAATCCGTATCCCGATATTTCCCATAAACCTCAGCAATGACATACCCATGTTTACGGTAGCATGCGATCGCCCGTCGTCGCCGGTCAGATGTCGCAGCGCCTGCGACAACTCTCCCACCAGCATCACCGCCATAGGGTCTCGCGGCGAACAAAACCAAATGTCCTCAACAGCAGTCATCTACACTCCCTGACTTCCCGATGACATATAAGAAAACGAGCGTAGCACATCTTCGTCTACGCTCGTTGTTCCTTTTATTCTACTAAGGCTGGTTATTCCAAAAGGTTAGGTTTTATTAACATGGCAATGATATTGACATGTTAATAGTCAGGCGCATGGATGCGCCTGCGAGGCGGCTAGCCGCGGGAGACAGGGCCTGACATGCGCAGGCCCTGGCGTTGCAGCCAAATAGAAGGAAGCTATTTGGCTGCCTGATTAATAGCAGGAAACGTTCTAACGCTGATAGGTCGCCTCAATCACCGCTCTGTCCAACATATTGGCGTGAATATAATAGCCAACCAGCGCGTTGGAGCTATCCGAGGGCAAATCAATTTTTTCCACGCCCAGCGCATATACCTTAAATTGATAACGATGAGGCTTGTCGCCCGCTGGAGGGCAGGCGCCGCCGAATGCAGCGGAACCGTAGTCCGTCTCAACCTGCAGTGCGCCCTTGGGAAGAGCGGTTGAATTCTCCACGCCTGCATTGCGTTCCAGCTTATTGACGCCGGCGGGAACATTGATTACTTGCCAGTGCCACCAGCCGCTGCCAGTGGGCGCGTCCGGATCATAGGCGGTGATAGCAAAACTCTTGGTTCCCTCTGGCGCTCCTCGCCACTCCAGCGCTGGCGACTGATTTCCTCCGTCGCAACCAAAGCCTTTATATTCCTGCTGCTTCGATAGCTTGCCGCCGTCCGCCACATCCGGGCTGGACAGAGTCATCTCCGCATGAGACACGCTGGCTGCTAACAGCCCCAACAATGCCGCCGTGGTCGTTTTCATGGCCGTCTCCTTATAGTCAGACTGAGTTAAATAACAGGCTTTCAATCTACCCAAAAGAGCCCTCCGGCGTTCGCCTGAAAACGTCAAAAGTTCGCCTGATGCGTTCAGTTTTGTTTTTGCGCCCTTGTGTGATTACTGGTTGCGTTTTATTGAAATTCGCCAGTCAGGCGCTTCAGGCCCGCAAGCATTTTCCACTTAAAATTCCTGGCAATCGCCTTTAGCGTCAGGGGAATGCCTTCCGTCACACCGTCTCAACGCTTACTCGCCTCTTATACAAATCGTTTCATTTCGCGCTGTAATCGCATTGTTTTCTCACAGTAATAACGCATCACACCAGGGGCGTCGCAATTCGTTACGGTTTTCAAATTGTTCAGGCGCCGGATATTACGGACAGTAGCCTTACCTCCACGGAGGTTCTAACGCTTCATTGACGCGCCCGAAGCCTCGGTTTCAGAGCGACGCAATGTTCTCAATACAGTCAAAAGGAGATGGATCATGACTGAACAGACCGTATATGAAGTGGTTGATCAAGGAAAAATGGATGCGCTGAGAAAACGGCATGCCTGGCTGGTGGAGCCCATCTACCGCGCCAGCGACCATATCACCCGGCTGCCTTTCTTCACCTGGGTGCGAAACCTTAACGACGCCAGACAATTCAAACCTGTGGCGGAGCAACTGTACTATCATTCCGCCACCTTCCCCAAAGTGCTCGGGCTGATGCTCGGAATGACGTCTTTACGCAATAACCCGATGATGCCGTTTTACGCCAAACATGCTTTCGGCGAGGCGGATCATCATATGCTGCTGCGCGACTGGATGTTGCAGCATGGGCTTATCCGCAACGCTTCCGAGCTGGATAACGTCATCACCAGTCTATACACCAACGCCTGCGTCAATATGGCCTACCAACTGGCGATCGAACAGGACCAGGAGAAATGGCTGGTCGCCATTAATAGCGGCATCGAGCGCTGCTCCAATGATTTCTTCAAGGTCGTGGCGCCTAAAATGTACGAGCTGAACGCCGGCCATTGTTACTTCGATATCCATGTGGAAGCGGACGAACACCACTCCATCATGGGTCTGGAATATCTGACGTCGTTTCCGGAAGACTGCGATCCCACCGACTCACATCGCGCGAAGGTCCTGCTGCGCAAAGCGCTGGAAGGCGTCTCGCTGTGGGGAGCGATGCTGCACTCGTGGATTGGCGTGGACTACCTGCCCCGTTTCGATGACGAAGGAGAATTGATCAATCCACCCGGGTCACAATTCAGGCTGCAATAACAGGCAAGCCGGGGGCTTTAACTTCAAATCGGAACAGACGCATTCAGGACAGGAGGAATAATCTGAACAGCCAGGAAGGCCGGGGGCAAAAGGAGCCGCCCCCAAAGCGCGCATGCATGATTTGCTGCTATCGCCCGCCAGTGCTTAGTCGACACTCACTCTCGGTCTCTTCGCCAGAGCCTGGATATTCTCCACTCCCAACTCCATCTTATTGCGGGCGGAAGAGTTTGCGGAATGCACCCGAATCAGCGGCGGATTGAAACCCCGCATGGCTACCGCCTCTTCAATCCAGAGCACGACGTCATAACCGGTTCCCCGCTCATCGTCTCCAAGGTCGTGATCCAGACTGATCTCGACCACATCCCCGGTCTCCAGCAGCGCGATGGCTTCATCCGGCCAATAGACCCGGGTCCAGCCTGGGGGCGTTGGACGCTCATCGTCCAGATAAACTTTATATGCCTCACTCACGTCAAAATACCCTCTCCTAATTCCTCCAGCCGGGTTTGCCTCAGCTCACTCGGCGTCATGCCAAAACGCTGCTTAAAACGCTCGGTAAAACGGGATTGCGACTGATACCCGCATTGATCCGCAATATGCGCGATCGGCAACAGCGTGGTTTGCGCCAGATGCAACCCAATGCCCAAGCGCACGGACTCTAACAGATCACGAAACCCCGCATTCTCCGATTGCAGGCGACGGCGTAAAGTGGATTCGCTCACCGCCAACAGGCGGCTGATTTCCAACAGGCTCCAATCTTTTGCCGGTTCCTGCATCAGGACCTCACTCACCTTACGCCGCCAGGACGCGCCGGAGCGGCTTTTCAACAGAGACCCGTAGCCCCTGGCGTACAGTAAATGCGCCAGTTCCTTGCGCCGCAACGCCCACAACTCCGGCGGACTGACGTCTATCCAGTTAATCCACTGATTGAGAAACTCCGCCAGCGTCCGGTCCACTCTGGCGATGGCT
Coding sequences within:
- a CDS encoding ribonuclease Z; this translates as MELTFLGTSSGVPTKTRNVSAVCIKMAETKDWWLLDCGEGTQHRLLHCKHTLKQLRGVCITHVHGDHCYGLPGLLASASMSGRTDPLTVIGPQPLEAFLNAVIETTQLRLTYELRFVEVTTLLQEDFIDADFLLRAHALSHRVPSYAFSFTERHVEVKLDVARLQADGVPPGPIWGRLQKGESVTLDNGAEIHGADYLLSARAPRRMVIGGDNDQPDLLRDACIGAQALVHESTYTHDVAEKVGQGPQHSCALAVAQFAESVALPSLVLTHFSPRYLDKTNNKNASILDIEREAASVYSGNLFLARDFEVYQLDKNGRLHRSGEVVVDI
- a CDS encoding LysR family transcriptional regulator yields the protein MDRIQAMRAFVATVDHGSFAKAADILDLSRPVLTRLVSGLEDSLGAKLLHRTTRRLSLTESGERFLEACRNVFSLLDEAESDLSQQTQCPKGVLRLSAPMAFSLLHLEPVIAEFMSTYPSIEVDMELADRRVDLVEEAFDLSIRIAHELEPGLIARRIGGTALVTCASPEYLKLNGLPESPDDLRTHECMGFSLARRNSWSFLENDKVRYVDVRGRFKSNNGIFLAKLAESGKGIVQLPCFIVNEALREKRLVTVLKDYQPPNLDIYCVYQSREYLPQKVRLFIDFMSEYFSCNCQKIVTLKSA
- a CDS encoding O-acetyl-ADP-ribose deacetylase, with product MLRDRIDILRGDITRLQVDAIVNAANSALCGGGGVDGAIHRAAGPGLLQECRTLGRCETGYAKATKAYNLPAQWVFHAVGPVWRGGDANEDALLASCYQECFRLAQQYAVTSMAFPAISCGVYRFPLARACQIAMREVAAGLQYNPQVEQVIFACFDGQVEDATRKAYAEIVGSDESS
- a CDS encoding lactoylglutathione lyase — translated: MEVTGLDHINITAPLALLENVRDFYLHVLALRQGPRPSGFRRQGFWLYAGEAPILHLTASETAGSDSPTTGYLDHVALRCRGLPETLRRLAEHCLSHSVEVVPGLGQTQIFLRDPSGLGVELNFVGEFPQAAERSV
- a CDS encoding oxidoreductase, which codes for MRPLRTALIGLGFSGQTFHLPFLKALPEFEVSAVLTQREELAQSLTPEAAHCRTMTELLQQDIDLVVITAPNVEHYPLARQALEAGVHALVEKPFTPESEQARALCELAAQRNLVLSVYHNRRWDGDFLTVKALLESGRLGDLYHFESHFDRFRPQVRDRWREKPGAGSGSLYDLGSHLIDQALCLFGPPKAVTAQVLKQRPGAEAVDYFHVVLDYAPLQVILHGSALTAQPGPRFQVHGDRASYIKHGLDPQEDALRDGQTPDSANWGLEPGHCHGLVTDAEGSQAQATQAGDYKLFYRQLAMAIRGEADNPVPPEQAMQVIRIIELAQQSSDEGRRIAFAE
- a CDS encoding methyl-accepting chemotaxis protein; this encodes MFRRSIAVRLSSVVALCIAVVLGVASFFLIHSVDKTVTQLTRSDLQHLVGAAHMAAKAYSEELDNEAVRLSEVFGLTFPGEFSISAGEKVDVAGQSVFQMYSGDTPLAGNYTAVDNFASATGGNATIFVRRDDDFVRLVTSVKKEDGSRAIGTLLSHSSPAYEKNLRGEAYTGKVTLFGRDFITNYTPIKNSRGEVVGIRYIGIEFSSSLANLKRQLGSQKIGEEGLLFVINADKGEARGTFLLHPSLEGKNVVGQDGLGQAVSAMLQNHNGEVTFTTQDASGAQRSYLAFFQEAPELRWVVAAAMPMNEISATSDWLLNVMILTTVLIVAILSFVIWFATKRMVGKPLEEAVFWMEEMAQGDYSRDIEVNREDEAGRLQKALNIMHRHMRDIVKDIASTATDLASASYQLSDASKQVAAGSTQQSQAASSMASTIEELTVSIDRLSENADEAQRLSSESFHTAEDGAVVIERAGEEMQRISTTVKASSETIGALGELSEQISSIIMVIETIAGQTNLLALNAAIEAARAGEQGRGFAVVADEVRSLAARTTESAREITSTIAKIQEGSLEAVETMSRGVEQVEQGATLAGQAGSSIHGIRNSAKQVMDVFSDISLMLREQAQASTDVARNVEQIATMTETNNRAVQDVATAARELENMAGGLKTLVGRFRT
- a CDS encoding YbhB/YbcL family Raf kinase inhibitor-like protein, with amino-acid sequence MKTTTAALLGLLAASVSHAEMTLSSPDVADGGKLSKQQEYKGFGCDGGNQSPALEWRGAPEGTKSFAITAYDPDAPTGSGWWHWQVINVPAGVNKLERNAGVENSTALPKGALQVETDYGSAAFGGACPPAGDKPHRYQFKVYALGVEKIDLPSDSSNALVGYYIHANMLDRAVIEATYQR
- a CDS encoding iron-containing redox enzyme family protein; amino-acid sequence: MTEQTVYEVVDQGKMDALRKRHAWLVEPIYRASDHITRLPFFTWVRNLNDARQFKPVAEQLYYHSATFPKVLGLMLGMTSLRNNPMMPFYAKHAFGEADHHMLLRDWMLQHGLIRNASELDNVITSLYTNACVNMAYQLAIEQDQEKWLVAINSGIERCSNDFFKVVAPKMYELNAGHCYFDIHVEADEHHSIMGLEYLTSFPEDCDPTDSHRAKVLLRKALEGVSLWGAMLHSWIGVDYLPRFDDEGELINPPGSQFRLQ
- a CDS encoding cyclic-phosphate processing receiver domain-containing protein; this translates as MSEAYKVYLDDERPTPPGWTRVYWPDEAIALLETGDVVEISLDHDLGDDERGTGYDVVLWIEEAVAMRGFNPPLIRVHSANSSARNKMELGVENIQALAKRPRVSVD
- a CDS encoding helix-turn-helix transcriptional regulator, encoding MLLETMQPKLIRLMQREEKESVMLPFSVYRCLQPQNLHGVPFIDPCLIIVLRGAKVLSLQPELACRSGEFILAPAGIELQFMNLPEGEYIAVVIGFCASDLEAIPVSAPPDRDGAAIARVDRTLAEFLNQWINWIDVSPPELWALRRKELAHLLYARGYGSLLKSRSGASWRRKVSEVLMQEPAKDWSLLEISRLLAVSESTLRRRLQSENAGFRDLLESVRLGIGLHLAQTTLLPIAHIADQCGYQSQSRFTERFKQRFGMTPSELRQTRLEELGEGILT